From the Oikeobacillus pervagus genome, the window TTGAAGCTGGTGTGAAACAGAGTGGACGGAAAGCAGGATCGCCCGGTTTTGCTCAATCTTTTCGTTCACTTTTTTTTCAAGATTATTTAAATCATCTGCTTCAACCCATTCTATTTTGTCTTCTATTAGATCAAGTTCAATGTGCATATATTGTTCACCTTTCTTT encodes:
- a CDS encoding DUF2536 family protein; translation: MHIELDLIEDKIEWVEADDLNNLEKKVNEKIEQNRAILLSVHSVSHQLQFDPDGKKHYSAVVHFKRKF